One region of Bradyrhizobium betae genomic DNA includes:
- the cobM gene encoding precorrin-4 C(11)-methyltransferase, translating into MTVHFIGAGPGAPDLLTLRGRDLITACPVCLYAGSLVPEGVLAHCPPGARIVNTAALSLDDIIAEIAAAHADGKDVARLHSGDLSIWSAMGEQLRRLRALGIPCTVTPGVPSFSAAAAALEAELTLPGLAQTVVLTRTPGRASAMPEGENLAAFAATGAVLAIHLSIHLLGKVIAELMPHYGADCPVAIVWRASWPDQRIVRATLATLDAAVGAEMERTALILVGRTLGAANFDESRLYAADYDRRYRPVGAEPRFPEAS; encoded by the coding sequence ATGACGGTGCACTTCATCGGCGCGGGGCCTGGCGCCCCCGATCTGTTGACACTGCGCGGCCGCGACCTGATCACCGCCTGTCCGGTCTGCCTCTATGCAGGTTCGCTGGTGCCCGAGGGTGTGCTGGCGCATTGCCCGCCCGGCGCGCGCATCGTCAACACCGCAGCCCTGTCGCTCGACGACATCATCGCGGAGATCGCTGCCGCGCATGCGGACGGCAAGGATGTCGCGCGGCTGCATTCCGGCGATCTCTCGATCTGGTCGGCGATGGGCGAGCAGCTCCGCCGCCTGCGCGCGCTCGGGATTCCCTGCACGGTGACACCCGGCGTGCCCTCCTTCTCGGCGGCCGCGGCTGCGCTGGAGGCTGAGCTGACGTTGCCCGGCCTTGCGCAGACGGTGGTGCTGACGCGCACGCCGGGACGTGCCAGTGCGATGCCCGAGGGCGAAAATCTCGCTGCATTCGCAGCGACCGGCGCGGTGCTCGCCATCCATCTGTCGATCCATCTGCTCGGCAAGGTCATCGCCGAGCTGATGCCGCATTACGGCGCGGACTGTCCCGTCGCGATCGTCTGGCGCGCGAGCTGGCCGGACCAGCGCATCGTCCGCGCCACGCTGGCGACGCTCGATGCCGCTGTCGGCGCCGAGATGGAACGCACCGCGCTCATCCTGGTCGGCAGGACGCTCGGCGCAGCCAATTTTGACGAGAGCCGTCTCTATGCCGCCGACTATGATCGCCGCTATCGGCCTGTCGGCGCCGAGCCGCGCTTTCCGGAGGCGTCGTGA
- a CDS encoding cobalamin biosynthesis protein: protein MKVAGLGFKKDVTLASLREALLAAGGPAGLAAVATVSDKADAEVLKQLARECGVPIKAVPADVLAKIDTPTQSNLVVEKFGTGSVAEAAALAAAGPRARLIATRVVSQDRTATAAIAEGDGA, encoded by the coding sequence ATGAAGGTCGCCGGACTTGGGTTCAAGAAGGATGTCACGCTGGCTTCGCTGCGCGAGGCGCTTCTGGCGGCTGGTGGTCCCGCGGGCCTTGCGGCGGTGGCGACCGTCAGCGACAAGGCTGATGCGGAGGTGCTCAAGCAGCTCGCGCGCGAATGCGGCGTGCCGATCAAGGCTGTTCCGGCCGACGTGCTCGCGAAGATCGACACGCCGACGCAGTCGAATCTCGTTGTGGAAAAGTTCGGCACGGGCTCGGTCGCCGAAGCCGCAGCGCTCGCGGCCGCTGGCCCTCGCGCGCGACTGATTGCGACGCGCGTGGTCTCGCAGGACCGGACCGCGACTGCGGCGATCGCCGAAGGAGACGGCGCATGA